The following proteins are co-located in the Maridesulfovibrio sp. genome:
- a CDS encoding response regulator has protein sequence MSHSILVLDDDIHVRESLAISLEDEEFEVYEAGSSEEALKFLEAQPVDLVVVDLRLPGMNGTDFIKEARQKWPELKFIIYTGSPEFSIPVDLAEVPCVSNSIFLKPLPTCDVMVSEIRRMLG, from the coding sequence ATGTCACACTCAATACTTGTTCTGGACGATGATATCCATGTAAGGGAAAGTCTTGCAATAAGCCTTGAAGATGAAGAGTTTGAAGTCTATGAGGCAGGCAGCTCTGAAGAAGCTTTGAAGTTTCTTGAAGCACAGCCGGTTGATCTGGTTGTTGTTGATTTGCGGCTTCCCGGTATGAATGGTACTGATTTCATTAAAGAGGCCCGGCAAAAATGGCCGGAGCTTAAATTTATAATTTATACGGGGTCACCTGAGTTCAGTATTCCTGTTGATCTGGCTGAAGTTCCCTGTGTTTCCAATTCAATTTTTCTTAAACCGCTGCCGACTTGCGATGTTATGGTAAGTGAAATCAGGCGTATGCTTGGCTAG
- a CDS encoding OmpA family protein, which yields MPRKKEEIIYIVAKAKAEPPPEEGLPPWMATFADMVTLLLCFFVLLLSFANQDVANFETLKGSMRDAFGIQSQDKTGKHMAFSKSPHSASSTSAKAKKDMQALEVDIRAFISAGQMQKLMAVNTDQQGVLVRVPSRAIFKPGTAQINPNATMVLDKVASIMQKKKFNLVVRGHTDDRATKNNLYSSNWELSAARAASCLRYILKKSGVSSKRVKAVGYAGTKPLVPNTSNRNRAINRRVEFYYQPPSDSW from the coding sequence GTGCCCCGTAAAAAAGAAGAGATAATTTATATTGTAGCGAAAGCTAAAGCGGAGCCGCCGCCGGAAGAGGGCTTGCCGCCGTGGATGGCCACCTTTGCGGATATGGTTACCCTGCTGCTTTGCTTCTTTGTTTTGCTGCTTTCCTTTGCCAACCAGGACGTTGCCAACTTTGAGACCTTGAAAGGTTCCATGCGTGATGCCTTCGGTATCCAGAGTCAGGATAAGACAGGAAAGCATATGGCTTTTTCCAAGAGCCCTCATTCTGCATCCTCCACAAGCGCAAAAGCCAAAAAAGATATGCAAGCCCTAGAGGTTGATATCAGGGCTTTTATTTCGGCGGGGCAGATGCAGAAGTTGATGGCAGTTAATACTGACCAGCAGGGGGTATTGGTCAGAGTGCCTTCCCGGGCTATTTTTAAACCCGGTACCGCCCAGATTAACCCCAATGCCACGATGGTGCTGGATAAGGTTGCCAGTATTATGCAAAAGAAGAAATTTAATCTGGTGGTGCGTGGGCATACAGATGACCGGGCTACCAAGAATAATCTTTACAGTTCCAACTGGGAACTTTCAGCAGCCAGAGCTGCTTCCTGCCTGCGGTACATACTCAAGAAATCCGGTGTTTCATCCAAAAGGGTTAAGGCTGTAGGCTATGCCGGGACCAAGCCTTTGGTGCCCAATACTTCAAATAGAAACAGGGCAATTAACCGCAGGGTGGAATTTTATTACCAACCGCCTTCTGATAGCTGGTAA